From a single Anaerolineaceae bacterium oral taxon 439 genomic region:
- a CDS encoding oligoendopeptidase F, with product MSVYETGKWDLGDLFSGIEADDFKNALKEVDDRVKEIEGWRGKLDDSTTNAAFRELLGKIEAMETLVMRIYSFVNLMFTADSQDQKIIAMVGRIDALLAEIQNKTVFMSLWWKNLSDGVAADHLAALPEYRYYLTKMRQTKPYTLSESEEKIIATKNVSGAGAMQNLYSMITNRYTFELEVDGEKKTMTRGEISQYFRDPDPDVRRRAYEELYRVYAKDSAILTQIYQALVRDWDSEGLTIRGYETAMSVRNVENDIPGEVVDLLLAKAQENKGVFQRYFRLKAKLLGLEGMRRSDLYAPSEETKKRYSFDEAVRMVQAAFDGFDPEFKQKAMRVFNDRHIDSEIRAGKRDGAFCWTVCPDLTPYVQVNYQGKLEDVSTLAHELGHAIHSMMAEKQNIFQQHACLPLAETASTFCEMVLSDYLMAHETDKLVRRTLLMTSMDGNYATIQRQAYFALFERDAHALIREGADTDALNELYMKNLQDQFGDSLDVNAEFKGEWTVIPHIFYTPFYVYAYSFGQLLVLSLFKAYKEEGKSFIPRMKQLLATGGSLAPEGVLKKAGFDFRDPAFWQGGFDILSDIVDQIEALSK from the coding sequence ATGTCGGTTTATGAGACTGGAAAATGGGACTTAGGGGATTTATTCAGCGGGATTGAAGCGGACGACTTTAAGAATGCGCTGAAGGAGGTCGACGATCGCGTCAAGGAAATCGAGGGATGGCGCGGTAAGCTGGACGATTCGACGACGAACGCAGCGTTTCGCGAGCTGCTGGGGAAGATCGAGGCGATGGAAACGCTGGTGATGCGGATTTATTCGTTTGTGAACCTGATGTTCACTGCCGATTCGCAGGATCAGAAGATTATCGCGATGGTCGGGCGGATCGACGCGCTTCTCGCGGAGATTCAGAATAAAACGGTTTTCATGTCGCTCTGGTGGAAGAATCTTTCCGACGGCGTCGCCGCGGATCATCTGGCCGCGCTCCCGGAGTATCGTTACTATCTGACCAAAATGCGTCAGACAAAGCCGTACACGCTCAGCGAAAGCGAAGAAAAAATTATCGCGACGAAGAATGTCTCCGGCGCGGGCGCGATGCAGAACCTGTACAGCATGATTACCAATCGCTATACGTTTGAGCTGGAGGTCGACGGTGAGAAGAAAACGATGACCCGCGGCGAAATTTCGCAATATTTCCGCGATCCGGATCCGGACGTTCGCCGGCGCGCGTATGAGGAGCTGTATCGGGTTTACGCGAAGGACAGCGCGATTCTGACGCAGATTTATCAGGCGCTCGTCCGCGACTGGGACAGCGAAGGGCTGACGATCCGCGGGTATGAAACGGCGATGAGCGTCCGCAACGTTGAAAACGACATCCCGGGCGAGGTGGTTGATCTGCTGCTCGCGAAGGCGCAGGAGAATAAAGGGGTTTTCCAGCGTTATTTCCGGCTGAAGGCGAAGCTGCTCGGGCTGGAAGGGATGCGCCGGTCGGATCTCTACGCTCCGTCCGAAGAAACGAAGAAGCGGTACAGCTTTGACGAAGCGGTTCGCATGGTCCAGGCGGCGTTCGACGGCTTCGATCCGGAATTCAAGCAGAAAGCGATGCGCGTGTTTAACGATCGTCATATCGACAGCGAAATCCGCGCCGGGAAACGGGACGGAGCGTTCTGCTGGACGGTTTGTCCGGATCTGACGCCGTACGTTCAGGTCAATTATCAGGGAAAGCTGGAAGACGTTTCGACGCTGGCGCATGAGCTCGGACATGCGATTCATTCGATGATGGCCGAGAAGCAGAATATTTTCCAGCAGCATGCCTGCCTGCCGCTGGCGGAAACGGCGTCTACGTTTTGCGAGATGGTGCTTTCGGATTATCTCATGGCGCATGAGACGGATAAGCTGGTCCGGCGGACGCTGCTGATGACGTCGATGGACGGGAATTATGCGACGATCCAGCGTCAGGCTTATTTCGCCCTTTTCGAACGCGACGCGCATGCGCTGATCCGCGAGGGCGCGGACACGGACGCGCTGAACGAGCTGTACATGAAGAATTTACAGGATCAGTTTGGCGATTCGCTCGATGTGAACGCTGAATTTAAGGGCGAATGGACCGTCATTCCGCATATTTTCTACACGCCGTTCTACGTTTACGCTTACTCATTCGGACAATTGCTGGTGCTGAGCCTGTTCAAGGCGTATAAGGAAGAGGGAAAATCGTTTATCCCGCGCATGAAGCAGCTGCTGGCGACGGGCGGATCGCTTGCGCCGGAAGGTGTATTGAAAAAAGCGGGCTTCGATTTCCGCGATCCTGCGTTCTGGCAGGGTGGGTTCGATATCCTTTCCGATATCGTTGATCAGATCGAAGCGTTAAGTAAATAG
- a CDS encoding 30S ribosomal protein S2 encodes MSNVISMKALLESGVHFGHRTNKWNPAMKPYIFTERNGIHILDLQQTAKSINTAYALVRDTVKSGQNVLFVGTKRQAQETIKDEAMRCGMPYVTERWLGGTLTNWDTISSRIGELDRLEKLVSSGEVNKLTKKEGLLIEREIQRLNLRLGGLRTIHSIPGMLIVVDVMREDTAIHEANLTGIPVVALVDTNCDPGNVDYVIPSNDDAIRAIKLIIGRLADAVIEGKALRDEGDMGDFGFAPSAAYEKESFMSGEELAEEDLLSDNLLAKISEKKTSEESDESEGEE; translated from the coding sequence ATGTCGAACGTCATTTCAATGAAGGCTTTACTGGAAAGCGGCGTCCATTTCGGGCACCGCACGAATAAATGGAATCCGGCGATGAAACCGTATATTTTTACGGAACGCAACGGTATCCATATTCTCGATTTACAGCAGACGGCGAAGAGTATCAACACGGCGTACGCGCTCGTTCGCGATACTGTCAAAAGCGGTCAGAACGTTCTTTTCGTCGGAACGAAGCGCCAGGCGCAGGAAACGATTAAGGATGAAGCGATGCGCTGCGGGATGCCTTACGTTACCGAACGCTGGCTGGGCGGTACGCTGACGAACTGGGACACGATTTCATCCCGGATCGGCGAGCTCGACCGGCTTGAGAAGCTGGTTTCGAGCGGCGAGGTCAATAAGCTGACGAAGAAGGAAGGACTGCTGATCGAGCGTGAAATCCAGCGGCTGAACCTGCGGCTGGGCGGCCTGCGGACGATTCACAGCATTCCCGGAATGCTGATCGTGGTTGACGTGATGCGCGAGGATACCGCGATTCATGAAGCGAACCTGACGGGAATCCCGGTCGTCGCGCTCGTTGATACGAACTGCGATCCGGGGAACGTCGATTACGTGATCCCGTCGAACGACGACGCGATCCGCGCGATCAAGCTGATTATCGGACGTCTCGCCGACGCGGTTATCGAAGGCAAAGCGCTGCGCGACGAAGGCGACATGGGCGATTTCGGATTTGCGCCGAGCGCCGCGTATGAAAAAGAGTCTTTCATGTCGGGCGAAGAGCTGGCGGAAGAGGACCTTTTGAGCGATAACCTGCTTGCAAAGATCAGCGAGAAGAAAACCAGCGAAGAATCTGACGAAAGCGAAGGGGAAGAGTAA
- a CDS encoding translation elongation factor Ts, with protein MAISIDMIKELRESTGAGILECRKALENANGDMKAALDFLREKGLATAKKRSARVASEGVVEVYSHGGGRVGVLVELNCETDFVGRSEAFRTLAHEIALQVAATSPLYISEEDIPADVLEHEEKIATAKAREEGKKEAIIPKIVEGSIKKYKDEFVLLNQTYVRDESVTIQDLINQNIASMGENVIVRRFARFGLGETTETAEEEA; from the coding sequence ATGGCGATTTCGATTGATATGATCAAGGAATTACGTGAAAGCACGGGGGCGGGGATTTTAGAGTGCCGCAAGGCGTTGGAGAACGCGAACGGCGACATGAAAGCGGCGCTGGACTTTTTACGCGAAAAAGGGTTGGCGACGGCGAAAAAACGCTCCGCTCGCGTTGCGTCGGAAGGCGTTGTTGAAGTCTATTCGCATGGCGGAGGTCGGGTCGGCGTTCTGGTTGAGCTGAATTGCGAAACCGACTTCGTCGGCCGGTCGGAAGCGTTCCGAACGCTGGCGCATGAAATCGCGCTTCAGGTCGCTGCGACGTCGCCGCTGTATATTTCGGAAGAGGATATTCCCGCCGACGTCCTGGAGCACGAGGAAAAGATTGCCACGGCGAAGGCCCGGGAAGAGGGAAAGAAGGAAGCGATTATTCCGAAGATCGTCGAGGGCTCGATCAAAAAATATAAGGATGAGTTCGTGCTGCTGAACCAGACGTACGTCCGCGACGAGAGCGTCACGATTCAGGACCTGATCAATCAGAATATTGCGTCGATGGGAGAGAACGTCATCGTCCGCCGCTTCGCCCGCTTCGGGTTGGGGGAGACGACGGAGACGGCTGAGGAAGAAGCGTAA
- a CDS encoding UMP kinase, producing the protein MTGLQYQRVLIKLSGEALSTNGKLGIDPPSALEIATKIKQLYETGAQIAIVIGGGNLWRGRIGIEVGMDQPTADYMGMLATVMNSLVLMDSLEKIGVVTRVQTAISMPTIAEPYIRRRAIRHIEKGRVVIFGGGTGNPLCTTDTAAAQRAIEINAALLIKATKVDGVYDSDPKRNPNAKRYERISYMDVLSKRLGVMDSTAISMCMDYKMPMMILNFWDDDALIRAVHGETVGTIVVP; encoded by the coding sequence ATGACAGGGTTACAGTATCAACGCGTCCTGATCAAGCTCAGTGGAGAAGCGCTCTCTACCAACGGTAAGCTGGGGATCGACCCGCCGTCGGCGTTGGAAATCGCGACGAAGATTAAACAGCTGTATGAGACAGGGGCGCAGATCGCGATCGTGATTGGCGGCGGCAATCTCTGGCGCGGACGGATCGGGATCGAAGTCGGGATGGACCAGCCGACAGCCGATTATATGGGAATGCTGGCGACGGTGATGAATTCGCTGGTCCTGATGGATTCGCTGGAGAAGATCGGCGTTGTGACCCGCGTTCAGACGGCTATTTCAATGCCGACGATCGCGGAGCCCTATATTCGCCGCCGCGCGATCCGGCATATCGAAAAGGGGCGGGTCGTTATTTTCGGCGGCGGGACCGGGAACCCTCTCTGCACGACGGATACGGCCGCGGCGCAACGGGCGATCGAGATTAACGCCGCCCTGCTCATCAAGGCGACCAAGGTCGACGGGGTTTACGATTCCGATCCGAAGCGAAATCCGAACGCGAAAAGGTACGAACGGATCAGCTATATGGACGTGCTGTCGAAAAGGCTGGGCGTGATGGATTCGACCGCAATTTCGATGTGCATGGATTATAAGATGCCGATGATGATTCTCAATTTCTGGGACGATGACGCGCTGATCCGCGCGGTTCATGGCGAGACGGTCGGGACGATCGTCGTTCCTTAA
- a CDS encoding methyltransferase type 11, giving the protein MSKRIWDWYAPVYEFFMPMDEKVFPGMYARVPEVIRGKDVLEIATGPGTLAKRIAPAAGKFIATDYSEGMIKTARKGKYATNLTFEIADATDLPYGEGEFDVVVIANALHIMPDPVKALREIDRVLRPAGILIAPNFIQTGQAGKTRIWTRLLKLFGIRFERQWTPDTYPAFLAENGWKVVYSEVMPARVTMMYTECIRAKEAGAAAEENPNESGKAGYARSEPEKD; this is encoded by the coding sequence ATGAGCAAACGGATTTGGGATTGGTACGCGCCGGTATATGAATTCTTCATGCCTATGGACGAGAAGGTTTTCCCGGGGATGTACGCGCGAGTTCCGGAAGTCATTCGCGGAAAAGACGTGCTGGAAATTGCGACGGGGCCAGGAACGTTGGCGAAGCGCATTGCGCCGGCGGCCGGGAAATTTATCGCGACGGACTATTCCGAAGGCATGATCAAAACGGCGAGGAAAGGGAAATATGCCACGAACCTGACGTTCGAGATCGCCGACGCGACCGATTTACCGTATGGTGAAGGAGAGTTTGACGTGGTCGTGATCGCGAACGCGCTGCATATAATGCCCGATCCTGTCAAAGCGTTGAGAGAGATCGACCGCGTTTTGAGGCCGGCTGGAATTCTGATCGCGCCGAATTTTATTCAAACCGGGCAGGCCGGAAAAACTCGAATCTGGACGAGGTTGCTGAAACTGTTTGGAATCAGGTTTGAACGTCAATGGACGCCGGATACGTATCCGGCGTTCCTGGCTGAGAACGGCTGGAAGGTTGTTTACAGCGAAGTGATGCCGGCGCGGGTGACGATGATGTATACCGAATGTATCAGGGCGAAAGAGGCGGGCGCGGCGGCGGAGGAAAATCCGAACGAGTCAGGAAAGGCGGGATATGCGCGAAGCGAACCTGAAAAGGATTGA
- a CDS encoding ABC transporter substrate-binding protein, translated as MKKSVQCFWAMFLSILVILSITACSSSNTERNRKAIIIGESGTFSTFDPLGAIEGQGFLHYYKMVYETLVDYEDGKPVPVLAESWEKDGETWTFHLRKNVKFTDSEPFNAEAVKTNFEGLQTHMMDSISYYGAISRMTEIEVVDEYTVRFHYSQPYYAVLEELSAAVFGILSPKLFENGATPYGTVTATAGTGPYKIEARNYTERVSYQFSRNAEYWGESHGPDNFTVKLIEDEDARMLALQNKEIDLLYGSAQLTYDMYETLTAQEGIETTQSQAVYATRNLLLNTSGNLLEDARVRKAIQHGTHKEQIVSTVLHGMERQADTLFPKTLPFCDVEQTVYPYDPELAVKLLEEAGWNEIGEDGIRVKDGKRLTLEAICMSEHALDQQILMAFKGQMAQIGIEVNVLAYETNTWFELGYSGEFDISVNDTYGFPQDPQVFIAAMLDYALDYTAQQGLDKKAEIDEKIGAMLTTADESVIQDAYTYILTTLQEAAINVPVSGMREIAAFNSDKIESIVFANDPSTCYINKIVLK; from the coding sequence ATGAAAAAGAGTGTTCAATGTTTTTGGGCGATGTTCCTATCTATTCTGGTAATTCTATCGATCACTGCGTGCAGTTCATCGAATACTGAACGCAATCGGAAGGCCATTATCATTGGGGAATCGGGGACGTTTTCTACTTTCGATCCGTTGGGTGCGATTGAAGGGCAAGGATTCCTTCATTACTATAAGATGGTCTATGAAACGCTGGTAGACTATGAAGACGGGAAGCCCGTTCCGGTTCTGGCGGAAAGCTGGGAAAAGGACGGTGAGACGTGGACCTTTCATCTGCGGAAAAATGTGAAATTTACCGATAGCGAGCCATTTAACGCAGAAGCGGTGAAGACGAATTTTGAGGGACTTCAGACGCACATGATGGACAGCATATCGTATTATGGCGCGATTTCTCGAATGACCGAAATCGAAGTCGTTGATGAATATACCGTCCGTTTTCATTATAGCCAGCCTTATTATGCTGTTTTGGAAGAGCTCAGCGCCGCGGTATTCGGAATTCTTTCGCCGAAACTGTTCGAAAATGGGGCGACGCCATACGGGACGGTCACGGCTACGGCTGGGACGGGTCCCTACAAAATCGAAGCGAGAAACTATACGGAAAGAGTCTCTTATCAATTCTCCCGCAATGCGGAATACTGGGGGGAGAGCCATGGCCCGGATAATTTCACCGTAAAACTGATCGAGGATGAAGACGCTCGCATGTTGGCGCTTCAAAATAAGGAAATAGATTTATTGTATGGAAGCGCGCAACTGACGTATGACATGTACGAAACGCTTACGGCTCAGGAGGGGATCGAAACTACGCAGTCGCAAGCCGTTTACGCAACGAGAAACCTGCTGCTCAATACGTCGGGGAATCTCCTGGAGGATGCGCGTGTGCGAAAAGCGATTCAGCATGGAACCCATAAGGAACAGATCGTTAGCACGGTTCTCCATGGAATGGAGCGTCAAGCGGATACGCTCTTCCCGAAAACGCTCCCTTTTTGTGACGTTGAGCAGACAGTCTATCCCTATGATCCCGAGCTCGCCGTAAAGCTCTTGGAAGAGGCTGGATGGAATGAAATCGGCGAGGATGGGATCCGCGTTAAAGACGGAAAGCGCCTTACGCTTGAGGCGATCTGCATGAGCGAGCACGCCCTTGATCAACAGATCTTAATGGCCTTCAAGGGACAGATGGCTCAGATCGGCATAGAGGTTAACGTTTTGGCGTATGAAACGAATACCTGGTTTGAGTTGGGCTATTCCGGAGAATTTGACATTTCCGTAAACGATACCTACGGTTTTCCGCAGGATCCCCAGGTTTTTATCGCAGCCATGCTGGACTATGCGCTGGATTACACGGCCCAGCAGGGGCTGGACAAAAAAGCGGAGATTGATGAGAAAATCGGCGCCATGCTGACAACAGCGGACGAAAGCGTCATTCAAGACGCCTATACCTATATTCTGACCACCTTGCAGGAAGCGGCAATCAACGTTCCTGTCTCCGGAATGCGCGAGATCGCGGCTTTCAACAGCGATAAAATCGAAAGCATTGTCTTCGCCAACGATCCGTCGACCTGCTATATCAACAAGATCGTACTTAAATAA
- a CDS encoding dipeptide/oligopeptide/nickel ABC transporter ATP-binding protein, protein MLQVEHVSKLYGKVAALEDVSLQIRDGECVSLIGESGSGKSTLTRLILALDKPTKGSVFWRGNDVWRIPRRSLYGDIQPVFQSNADCFNPRRKIRESLMEPMRNLLRLSAPERERRSLELLSLVGLESSIAERYPHELSGGQRKRICIARALSVRPKLIVLDEAVSGLDITVMLRILSLLKELQNEIGCAYLFITHDIRAAVFMSKTIAVMKDGKIIEVAKKGSAGFSFTHPFSTGLIRNSF, encoded by the coding sequence GTGCTTCAGGTAGAGCATGTCAGTAAGCTTTATGGGAAGGTGGCGGCGCTTGAGGATGTATCGCTGCAGATTCGGGACGGAGAATGCGTGTCGCTGATCGGCGAGAGCGGCAGCGGAAAGAGCACGCTCACCCGCCTGATCCTGGCGCTGGATAAGCCGACGAAAGGATCAGTATTCTGGAGGGGAAACGATGTGTGGCGTATTCCCCGGAGAAGCTTGTACGGAGATATCCAGCCTGTTTTCCAGTCGAACGCCGATTGCTTTAACCCGCGAAGGAAAATCAGAGAAAGCCTGATGGAACCGATGCGAAATCTGCTCAGATTGTCCGCCCCGGAACGCGAAAGAAGAAGCCTTGAACTGCTCTCTTTGGTTGGACTCGAATCAAGCATAGCCGAACGTTATCCTCATGAATTATCCGGAGGACAGAGAAAAAGAATCTGCATCGCGCGCGCTTTATCCGTTCGCCCAAAGCTGATTGTGTTGGATGAGGCTGTCAGCGGATTGGATATAACGGTCATGCTCAGGATTTTATCGCTGCTGAAAGAGCTTCAGAATGAAATCGGCTGCGCTTATCTATTCATTACACATGATATCCGGGCCGCTGTATTTATGTCAAAAACAATTGCTGTGATGAAAGACGGGAAAATTATCGAAGTCGCAAAGAAGGGATCCGCAGGCTTCAGCTTCACGCACCCGTTTTCGACCGGTCTGATCCGGAATAGTTTTTAG
- a CDS encoding ABC transporter permease: protein MGKRIVRKLIYLLAVWIGISVLSFILANIAPTSPAEAYARRIAKAPSEEVIRKYNEAFGFDRSIPEQYVQWLSRAIHLDFGKSYATKKPVVQALLSVAPPTFFLAGLSAILILIFAIPLGILAAQKEGGWIDRIVTVFSFLSVSIPGYFLGLLILMILGIRLRAIPIIGHGNLASTLCASFVLAFPMIGSLSRVLRSLLLENQYSSYVLYARARGVSPSQIMIWHMLRNAAPPCIILFGQNLGYLLAGTAIVENIFTMPGVGKIVLEAALNRDFPMINCYLVLMALCFAVFNMAAEHVGTLLNPKLTRESKS, encoded by the coding sequence CTGGGAAAGCGGATTGTCAGAAAATTAATCTACCTGTTGGCTGTATGGATCGGGATTTCCGTTTTATCCTTTATCCTTGCGAATATCGCGCCCACCAGTCCGGCGGAGGCTTACGCACGGCGAATCGCGAAAGCCCCTTCGGAAGAAGTTATCAGGAAATATAATGAAGCGTTTGGCTTCGATCGCTCAATCCCGGAGCAGTACGTTCAGTGGTTGAGCAGAGCGATTCATCTGGATTTCGGAAAGTCATACGCGACGAAGAAACCGGTGGTGCAGGCGCTTTTATCGGTTGCTCCACCGACCTTTTTTCTCGCGGGTCTTTCCGCTATCCTTATCCTGATTTTTGCGATTCCGTTAGGGATCCTCGCCGCGCAGAAAGAAGGTGGATGGATCGATCGCATAGTTACCGTGTTTTCATTCCTGTCCGTTTCGATCCCGGGCTATTTTCTTGGCCTGCTCATCCTCATGATTTTGGGAATTCGGCTGCGCGCGATTCCGATTATTGGACATGGAAATCTCGCATCGACGCTGTGCGCGTCCTTCGTGTTAGCGTTCCCAATGATCGGATCGCTTTCCCGGGTTCTGCGCTCCCTTCTGCTTGAAAATCAGTATAGTTCTTACGTCCTGTATGCCCGGGCCCGCGGGGTCAGTCCGAGTCAAATTATGATATGGCATATGCTTCGCAACGCCGCTCCTCCCTGCATCATTCTGTTCGGGCAGAATCTCGGCTATCTTCTTGCCGGCACGGCGATCGTCGAGAATATTTTCACGATGCCTGGCGTGGGGAAAATCGTTTTAGAAGCCGCGCTGAATCGGGATTTCCCGATGATCAACTGCTATCTCGTGCTGATGGCGCTCTGCTTTGCCGTTTTTAACATGGCGGCGGAGCATGTTGGCACGCTGCTGAATCCGAAGCTTACGCGGGAGAGCAAATCGTGA
- a CDS encoding endonuclease: MKTAVSMFSFAQDADLREKFALIRRAGYDGVEPVMSEAGYLTHLSSEAEIRKIGKIAADNGLEIPSVGVWSLWENNPLSDDPSIREKAKAILIRLLEAAKILGADTVLAVPGYVGCEFAARPERIRYDIAYERCVKLFSDLAKTAEALGVSIGIENVWNKFLLSPLEMKRFISDTGSSSVGVYFDVGNILYTGYPEDWIRILGPAIKKIHLSDYRSGQAGLGAFVDLFAGDVDFMAVAAALKEIGYDDYLTLEMLPNYRMFPDVSVFSNRPAVEKILELCRAA; this comes from the coding sequence ATGAAAACTGCGGTCAGCATGTTCTCGTTTGCGCAGGACGCCGATCTTCGCGAAAAATTCGCGCTGATCCGGCGCGCGGGGTACGACGGCGTGGAGCCGGTCATGAGCGAGGCGGGCTACCTGACGCATTTGTCAAGCGAGGCCGAGATTCGGAAGATTGGGAAAATCGCGGCGGATAACGGACTGGAAATTCCCAGCGTCGGCGTCTGGTCGCTTTGGGAAAATAACCCGTTGTCCGACGATCCGTCGATCCGGGAAAAAGCGAAGGCGATCCTGATACGGCTTCTTGAGGCGGCGAAGATTCTCGGAGCGGATACCGTCCTGGCCGTTCCGGGGTATGTCGGCTGCGAATTCGCGGCCCGGCCGGAACGGATCCGTTACGATATTGCGTATGAGCGGTGTGTGAAGCTGTTTTCGGATCTGGCGAAGACCGCGGAAGCGCTCGGCGTCTCGATCGGGATCGAGAACGTCTGGAATAAGTTTCTGCTTTCGCCGCTGGAAATGAAGCGGTTTATTTCCGATACCGGTTCGTCGTCTGTCGGCGTATATTTTGACGTCGGAAATATTCTGTATACCGGCTACCCGGAGGATTGGATCCGGATCCTTGGCCCCGCGATTAAGAAAATTCATCTTTCCGATTACCGCAGCGGCCAGGCGGGATTGGGCGCGTTCGTCGATCTTTTCGCCGGCGACGTCGATTTTATGGCGGTAGCGGCCGCGCTGAAGGAAATCGGGTACGACGATTACCTGACGTTGGAGATGCTCCCCAATTATAGGATGTTCCCCGACGTCTCCGTTTTTTCGAATCGGCCGGCGGTCGAAAAAATTCTGGAGCTTTGCCGCGCGGCTTAG
- a CDS encoding AraC family transcriptional regulator: MSKQLEKMYRDIFAGRGVIPCKPVPGFNPNGEFYKMNPEFGKGYCWVYQCNPYVTITIMDQIHYEDTCCVFEQPEYICVGYFYSISGEILTPYHRLTSGTIQAYLGKKSEYRMILHKNIPINSVSITLMPEYYKKYLNEQYPDIYENPSEAFRQIDCCSDFPELVMIFNQLKNYMGDGISAKLFYESKVNEALSVILEKAKKQNKEHGQRRFLIPNDDLDAIISVSNYIDDHYAEDIRIDFLAQIAYMSQAKLKYVFKDAYHMSIQQYIVTRRITHAEHLLKDTALPISQIAKMVGYKYISSLSNMFRQHTGMKPTEYRDKMQLLIKD, encoded by the coding sequence ATGAGCAAACAGTTAGAAAAAATGTATAGGGATATTTTTGCGGGCAGGGGCGTTATTCCATGTAAACCCGTTCCGGGATTTAATCCGAATGGCGAATTTTATAAAATGAATCCTGAGTTTGGTAAAGGATATTGTTGGGTTTATCAATGCAATCCATATGTGACCATTACCATTATGGATCAGATTCACTATGAGGATACATGTTGTGTTTTTGAACAACCGGAATATATCTGTGTCGGCTATTTCTACTCCATCTCCGGTGAAATACTGACACCTTATCATCGCTTAACATCCGGAACAATCCAGGCATATTTAGGGAAAAAGAGTGAATATCGTATGATACTTCACAAAAATATTCCTATCAATAGTGTAAGTATTACTCTTATGCCCGAATATTATAAGAAATATTTAAATGAACAATACCCTGACATTTATGAAAATCCTTCAGAAGCATTCAGGCAGATAGACTGCTGTTCCGATTTTCCTGAACTGGTCATGATTTTCAATCAGCTCAAAAATTATATGGGAGACGGCATATCGGCAAAGCTGTTTTATGAAAGCAAGGTGAATGAAGCTCTCTCAGTAATTCTCGAAAAAGCAAAAAAACAAAACAAAGAACATGGTCAACGGCGTTTTTTAATACCTAATGATGATTTAGATGCCATAATATCCGTGTCTAATTATATTGATGATCACTATGCTGAAGATATCAGAATAGATTTCCTTGCTCAAATTGCATACATGAGTCAGGCTAAGCTGAAATATGTATTCAAAGATGCGTACCATATGAGTATTCAGCAGTATATTGTTACGCGCCGTATTACACATGCTGAGCATCTCCTTAAAGACACAGCTTTACCAATATCTCAAATTGCAAAAATGGTAGGTTATAAATATATCAGCAGTTTATCCAATATGTTCAGACAGCATACAGGAATGAAGCCTACCGAATACAGAGATAAAATGCAATTGCTAATAAAAGATTGA
- a CDS encoding nitroreductase, with translation MEIKKYLSAMKKRCSRRKYIDRPIDLKYVKELEDSIALYNRESGLNMKLIIGNGGKLFDGFRKSYGLFVGVQNYIAMIGSKTLPNRLEKAGRFGEKLILEATAMGLSTCWVGTSYDKNAAMDLCERDEVLDCVITVGYSDKKHSLKERMMEYGMHRQNKANKTLTEAEEPVPEWFKQGMDAVYLAPTARNLRPFVFKYKDGQVTASITVQTEIAMIDLGIAKLHFELGAGTEGWDYGDGGHYYFGRKREGK, from the coding sequence ATGGAAATCAAAAAGTATCTTTCTGCCATGAAAAAAAGATGCTCCCGCAGGAAGTATATAGATAGGCCGATTGATTTAAAGTATGTAAAAGAACTCGAAGATAGCATCGCTTTGTACAATAGAGAATCCGGACTTAATATGAAATTGATAATTGGAAATGGAGGGAAGCTTTTTGACGGGTTTCGAAAAAGCTATGGTCTGTTTGTAGGCGTTCAGAATTACATTGCCATGATTGGAAGCAAAACCCTTCCCAATCGTTTGGAAAAAGCAGGTCGTTTTGGCGAAAAGCTAATTCTTGAAGCAACTGCAATGGGTCTATCCACATGCTGGGTTGGAACAAGTTATGACAAAAATGCAGCGATGGACTTGTGCGAAAGAGATGAAGTACTGGATTGTGTTATAACTGTTGGGTATTCAGATAAAAAACATTCGCTTAAAGAACGAATGATGGAATATGGTATGCACAGGCAGAATAAAGCTAATAAAACTTTAACAGAAGCAGAAGAGCCTGTGCCAGAGTGGTTTAAGCAAGGGATGGATGCCGTTTATCTTGCCCCTACCGCAAGAAATTTACGGCCATTTGTATTCAAATATAAAGATGGACAGGTGACTGCTTCCATTACCGTACAAACGGAAATTGCGATGATTGATCTTGGAATTGCCAAATTGCATTTTGAATTGGGCGCAGGAACTGAAGGTTGGGATTATGGCGACGGAGGTCATTATTATTTTGGTCGTAAACGGGAAGGAAAGTGA